In Ilumatobacter fluminis, the following proteins share a genomic window:
- a CDS encoding isoamylase early set domain-containing protein yields the protein MIKRSNGSTTSGRPTKITFALPTSDCDQPVSVVGEFNGWDPLAHPLKKRSNGTRSVSVELEPGRSYRFKYLADDGSWLVDPDADLVGNDYAGVDSIVAA from the coding sequence ATGATCAAGCGCAGCAACGGTTCGACCACCAGCGGTCGGCCCACCAAGATCACCTTCGCCCTCCCCACCTCCGACTGTGATCAGCCGGTGTCGGTGGTCGGCGAGTTCAACGGGTGGGATCCACTCGCCCACCCCCTCAAGAAGCGCAGCAACGGCACCCGGTCGGTGTCGGTCGAGCTCGAACCCGGCCGCAGCTACCGGTTCAAGTATCTGGCCGACGACGGCTCGTGGCTCGTCGACCCCGACGCCGATCTCGTCGGCAACGACT